From a region of the Castanea sativa cultivar Marrone di Chiusa Pesio chromosome 10, ASM4071231v1 genome:
- the LOC142613730 gene encoding transcription factor bHLH3, with the protein MDDKFWVNEEDRAMVASVLGTEACEFLVSSASENVLSDLVTPRSELGVQRGLCQLVEGSCWNYAIFWRVVSLKSGGSALIWGDGHCRDPKGAGAGDRNSRGDGSLEGVEKEEEVKKQVLQKLHASFGGLDEDNFAARLDGVLDVEMLYLSSMYFTFRCDLPCRLGESYMSGKSIWASDMPSSLNNYQQRSFLAGLAGFQTVVFVPVKSGVVEFGSIKSIPEEQTILDMVKTVFGEPNYAQSKVFPKIFGHELSLAGTKSRSVNINFSPKVEDDTGFASDTFEVQAIGTNHVYGNSSNGCQSDENEAKLFPQLNQMVVGGFSAQTRVSSLELSKDDSSPQPDERKPRKRGRKPANGREEPLNHVEAERQRREKLNQRFYALRAVVPNISKMDKASLLGDAITYITDLQMKIRVLETEKELEKNKHKQLPASEIDFQERPEDSVVRMSCPLDAHPVSGVIKMFREHQIVAQESSVSMENDKVVHTFSIQTQGGAAEQLKEKLVGVLSK; encoded by the coding sequence ATGGATGACAAATTTTGGGTGAATGAAGAAGACAGGGCCATGGTGGCGTCAGTATTGGGTACAGAAGCATGTGAGTTCCTGGTTTCATCAGCTTCTGAAAATGTGTTATCAGATTTAGTTACACCGCGCAGTGAATTGGGTGTGCAGCGGGGCTTGTGCCAACTTGTTGAAGGGTCCTGTTGGAATTATGCTATTTTCTGGAGGGTTGTGAGCTTGAAATCTGGTGGGTCTGCCTTAATTTGGGGTGATGGGCACTGCCGAGATCCAAAAGGTGCAGGAGCTGGAGACAGGAATAGTAGAGGGGATGGAAGTTTGGAGGGGGttgagaaggaggaggaggtgaaGAAGCAGGTGCTCCAAAAGCTGCATGCGAGTTTTGGTGGGTTGGATGAGGATAATTTTGCAGCAAGGCTAGATGGTGTGTTGGATGTTGAGATGCTTTACCTCTCTTCAATGTATTTTACTTTTCGGTGTGATTTGCCGTGTCGCCTTGGGGAGTCATATATGTCTGGTAAATCAATTTGGGCTTCAGATATGCCTAGTTCTTTAAATAATTATCAACAGAGGTCATTTCTGGCTGGATTAGCTGGATTCCAAACTGTGGTGTTTGTACCAGTGAAATCTGGAGTTGTGGAGTTTGGGTCAATCAAATCAATTCCAGAAGAGCAGACTATCTTGGATATGGTTAAAACTGTATTTGGGGAACCTAATTATGCACAGTCAAAGGTGTTTCCGAAGATTTTTGGACATGAACTTAGTCTGGCTGGTACAAAATCCCGATCAgtcaatattaatttttccccCAAGGTGGAAGATGATACAGGTTTTGCTTCAGACACTTTTGAAGTACAAGCAATAGGTACCAATCATGTTTATGGAAATTCTTCTAATGGATGTCAAAGCGATGAGAATGAAGCAAAACTGTTTCCGCAGTTGAACCAAATGGTTGTTGGGGGTTTTAGTGCTCAAACAAGAGTTTCTAGTTTGGAGCTGTCTAAGGATGACTCATCACCTCAGCCTGATGAGCGGAAACccagaaagagagggagaaagccTGCCAATGGGAGAGAAGAACCATTGAACCATGTGGAAGCTGAGAGGCAGAGGCGTGAGAAGCTTAACCAGAGGTTCTATGCATTAAGAGCTGTTGTTCCCAATATATCTAAGATGGACAAGGCCTCTCTGCTTGGTGATGCCATCACCTATATCACTGATCTCCAGATGAAGATCAGGGTTTTGGAAACTGAAAAGGAACTAGAAAAAAATAAGCACAAGCAGTTACCTGCATCAGAGATTGATTTTCAGGAAAGGCCCGAGGATTCAGTTGTGAGGATGAGCTGCCCACTAGATGCTCACCCGGTTTCTGGAGTCATCAAAATGTTTAGGGAACATCAAATTGTAGCTCAAGAGTCTAGCGTTTCAATGGAAAATGACAAGGTTGTTCATACGTTTTCCATTCAGACTCAAGGTGGTGCTGCAGAGCAGTTGAAGGAGAAGCTAGTTGGCGTCCTTTCAAAGTGA